The sequence GCTGGTTTTGAATTCATtcacaaacaatattttaatattattaattataatgtatgaTATTTTACTAAATGTATTGCTCTAGTTCAGTTCTGCTTTCTATTTAAGTATAACAATATagaaagtttaatttaaaaatattctggCAGCATGCatacaataaaaatctttGATAGAAAGGAATGGAATCAACATCTATAAGTTATTGTAGTAAGTACTGTTGAGTGGACTTGACCAATAAGAAAAGAGATTAAACAAAATGGCCACTGGGCTAACCAATTACAAGAGAGCTTTTAGGAACAATCAACAGACTTCAAGTTCAAGAATTTTAACTATAGCACGCTATATAGCTACAAACATGCCTTGGAaacctaaatttaaaatattctttgcACGATAATACGATGAATGATTTGACTTTACCTTATTACATGATATGCATATGATTGCACattgaagtatttttttatatttagaaGTCTTAGagtaatttgaatttaaacaCAGACATCAAATCGCAACAAATGCAAGAACAAAGATCATGGAAAATTCAAAACCTAAACTATtctaatattttcaaaactttaCTGTACTTTGGAACTTTGACTTagttttaaaactaaacttttAAATCTTCTATTTTCTCTCTTCATGttcattattttgaaattaaaattaattttccagGTAACAATGTAACAATTTTAGTTACAATCAATTAACCACACATTAAAATTGAATCCGATCGGATTCTGACATCACCAATCCGAATAAATTCAGCAGCTTCTCAGCTTACACTCTATTCTCTATGTACACATGTTGGGCACAGCCTCAGTCAAGTCTTCTTAATTTGGCAGGTTATTTCACGAAAGCTTCCGGTGGTATTTTCCCTTCCGACTGCAGCTGGTTGAAAATGAAGAGCGCCCGTTGGAGGTCCCAGCCAGTTTCTTGAAGGCagctaaaaataaagaaaagataaattaatattcgaaattgacatatccccacatatttatatttatttatttattttacatgttatttgtcatgtttttgttttgttgaacCAAAGAACTACTTCCGATTCATAACGGAACCTCTGTTGTGCAATCGTAAAACCGAATATCAGTTGTACGGAAAGTGTCGCCATCTATTGACAATAATACTCTCTGCTCCTTAACATCCCGCaagttaactggtagaaacaTCTCTTAGAATTTAGCCCTCCCGgttgcataatatattatcattgTAAATGATCCAGTAAACGTTCAACAAACGAATACATTCCACTAAAGGATTCTCCATGTGTGTTCATCAACCGGCATCATTAGTTTTATGCTTCCGCCGCactctgggcagtcagcgaatGACGCTTATCTTACACAGTGACAAGCCCTAGGTCAAAGATTACTGCTATAGCGTTTGCCACCTACACACCAAAAACACTTAAAAACACACTCACTTCATGCTCCAATGCTGGTTCATGCCAGTCTGTTGGCTCAATAACGCCATGGCTTGCATCTTGGCAGCTTCGTCGCCGcccgcggcgggggcgggggcgggcgcgggtgCGGGGGCCGGGGCTGATGATGTTGAAGCCTCGGGTAGAGATGTGGCGAACGCCTCGTCTCTCTGTAAGTGGAAGGGTTATGTTACTTGATGCAGATATGTGTGTCGCATTTTCATGTTAGAAATTAGTAGTAATTTCAGCAAGTCGAAAAAGTGATTAGCTATATTACAGCTATATTAAAACTTTTGAAAGGCTGCACGGATACGTACTGACTCAAGTCTGACTTGGTCCTTCCATTTCTTCCATTTTGCTTTGGAGACTCAGGGATTAATCAGATAACCCCTTTTTAAgggtaaacaaacaaacataggACTCGTCAGTTGCCTCTATCATCTGTACCTTTCTACGCGAACGCAGACTAGTACCAGACTTTATATGGCTGTGGGATATCATGTTTTGAAAGACTGAAGGTCCAAAgcaaatgaaatatttaaacttactCTGCCATATAGGGTTAAAAGACCTTACCTGTTGCCTAGTAGTATTAGTAATGAACAGCATATCATTCACTATGGAGAACCCGCCGCTGCCGTTGGGCACGATCGTGAACGTGCGATGGAAGTTGCGAGTGGGCGTGTTCACTGTCACCGTCTCCTTGAAGACGCCACTCATTGTCAGCACTATCAGCGTCGGCTGGAAGAGAGGGTCACTGTTAGagatattatgattataagtACAGAAAACTAATTACGAGTTACGTAGGTTTAGTATATTATTTAGGGAAATCTATGAAACTTTagatacaaagtggcgcctcttgCGGAATTTGCCGTGAAACTTTTTGCAGAAAATGTATGCAGATAACAGAAGAAACCATAAGCGTATACACGCTTCATGCGTTTGTATATTCAATGCAAACGCAAGCATCAGCCTCTACGGAGGCGTCAACGTGCGTTCATATCACACTCATCTTCAAAAATGGCTGCGCCGCATTCATGCCGAAACGCGATATAGAGACGTTTATCTATAtagataacgaacccgtgtagcgtcAGCTGCTGCTATATAGTTATACGTACGTTGCTACCGCTTCAATAGACGCGTTTGTATCATTAATGCAAACGCACAACCATCAGCGTATATTGAGCCGTCGCAGCGCGTTCcttgtgtttgtgtgtatttCTTGTGCTATACCTTTAAAACCACAGATACAGCCTTATAATACTTACAGTAAACACATGCAGGTCCACGGCTCAGCCCATGAGGTGGTGCTTGGTGCTTGCAGGTCGGACAGGAAGCTCACGTAGCTCGGCCGCTACACGCTGCTTATAGTGAAGCATGCTTCTTAAAGCATAGCGCACGATGTATTTGAGACGCGCAGACGCCGGGTGTATACGCAGCTACAGCGTAATTTAAAGACTATGGTAACCAAATCATACGTAATGATCGTGAAACTCGCTTCGTGATACtctgctgccgctacacgggtccgttatcgacgtcgataaactcttTTATAGCGCATTCAACCAAAAACAGCgctgtatttatggcgaatcgcgatatagtgacgtttatctacgtcgataacaaacCCATGTAGCGGCAGCTACTGCTATATACACACGTTGCTATCGTTTGTATCTTCAATGCAAACGCAACCATCAGTGTCTGCAGCGCCGACGATGCGCATTACTAATCGTCATTTGCGCGTTTAAAATGTTATGCTATGCCTCTAAAATCACATAACACTCACAGTAAACACGTGTAAGTCCACGGCAAAGCCCATCAGATCGTGCTTGGTCCTCGGCAGGTCGGACAGGAAGCTCACGAGCTGCAGCCGCCCCTGCTTGAGGTAGCGCCGCCGGGACTCGCGCTCCGTCACTCGGAGGATGTTGCGGCTGTTCGTTATGTAGGCGTTCAGTCTGGAAAAAaggaaataaattatgttattgatgaagaaagaaggaaaaaaatgttaagacaATGACGGAGACAACGTGTGCTTATGAaagtgggaaataattttttttaaataaaattatgtctgCCTCGGCCTGGGATTGGGACCCTGGGCGCAGCAGTCAATCAGAGTGACCTAACCAGGTTTGTTAGACCCTAAAGCCGTACAAAAGCATTACATCAGGCAATCAGCATCCTTGGCCTCTGCCTGATAATTGATATGATAACCGTTGGAGTAAATGAGTTCGATAGAAAACTTTAAAGAGGCAAACATGTGGTCCACAGTCGAAAGTGGTTGAGTGGGAAGACCGAAGATAGTGCTCTTGATGGGTGATGCCAACGTCCACTGAGCGATTTTTAGCTGAGtgatttatacaaaattacaaatcaTTGATCCAACCCAGATACAAGTGCTGCCATCTAGCGGCAAAAAAACAACCAACTCACCTAGTATTCGCCGAGTTCCTGTTATCATTGGTCAGGTAATTAGTCGCCATAGACATTATAGCGTTTTCATGATAGGCTTCCAACAGCTGTTGTCTTGAATCCGAGTCGTATATGGCGAAGTATTGCGTCAGGAATTCCCTGACCAGGTCTTGGCCTGACGGGTCTACGAGGAAGGACTGCTGGCGCGGCGGCAGGGTGAGGACTTCGGACACGTCGAAGCCAATCGCTGGGGGGAGGTCCGCGCCGTCCTGTTTTGGAGAAAATGTTAATAAAGATGATTCATATAAAGTCTGTCTTTTATCTcaaatactaaattgacagattctgaacggttcatccagtctattgtcccgcgattaactgccagtttctataactctatctatcgataactggtagttactttcatacgattttgacagattgtaacttttgattatgtcaaaatcgtatgaaagtaactaccagtcatggatagatagagttatagaaactggcagtaagtgacgtatcgttctattggcgggacattCGACTTTTGATGAACCGtacagaatctgtcaattcagtatctgagattaaaaaacatactttagGTACACCATTATggtttgaaaatttaaaacattttacaaaataatcgAAGTTTTTTGCCATTACCAAGCACTTATTAAAACGctaatgttttaattaatttccaCGCTGTAAGATGTATCACCTAGCATGGCTCGGAAGATGACtttaacttacttacctaccgaCAAAATTTGACGTGCCATACTAAGCTTTGTTGtagataaaaaattaaatatgagCAATATTAAAAACATGCTGTACTTTATTGTTAAGTTTTAACAGACAAGCTGATATACGCATTTTATCTACAGCAAAATATAAAACTCACCAATCTGGTCAACTTGGGGAATTTCTTCCGCACATCGCTGGGAAGGAGACATTATGGCAACGGTGTCAGACAGCTCTGAAACTCGTGACCAGATCAAACCATTCTCGACCGACACAGGGACGAGATTACTACCAAATGACCTTCGCAAAATCACCAGATTTCACCAACAAATATTGTACTTCAATCTGTCGCCCATTCACACAGTGCTTGAAAGATTTAGCCTTCTGATTTTTGCAAAATCGCCTTTTGACTTACCAAATCACAAGGCAAAATCTTTGTGATACCGTGCGGTGTTTATTCGCAATAAGAGTGTTACAATAATGGTATAGTAATTCAAAAGTGGGTGAGCTTTAGACAAGCATTATCACTTGATGGTAAATCAAGAGTTTCTCTTGAACTTAACACCATTACCACCTCAGTAACctctattaatattatacagtaataatatttgctTACAATAACCTTTTTCTAACACCCTATTGCATACCCGGGAATTACTTATCAATTCGCTTTATGTGGATGATAATGTGAAAATATGGGTATGACAGATTGAGTAAATACCTGAAGTTTCATTTGGAAGCAACTAGCCACTGGTGAGCTATTCAGGGCCTGACCAAGCTAAAGCTATTGCATTTAAACTTTGCACTGCCAGTCCCTAAATAGAACTATAGCAATCAGATCTGTACTGTACCATGAACTCGTGAAACACAAATTCAGTTTTAGTGTTATTTACTGTGTTTACAAAAGTTGTAACATAATGTATGTGTGAATTGTATACATATCTACTTTAGATATGTCTTGAATTTGCCTGGAGTTGAGTTGGTATGAAGTGTTCATGGTAAGGCTACAGGTAAAAACAAATCGTACTTATTTAGGATATAACTTGCTATTGAATAGCCATCTTAATTTTCATTGTTGTTACCTGcattctatattattatcagttctaataataataatatacaggatATATACAGATCTGATTACTTTTCACAAGAATGGTTTGATCTGGTTACATACAAAAGAACATTAGTATTTTACAGGGAATTagaattagattttttttttaaggaaGGGGACATTGGATTTCTAAGGGAACAGTAGCTGGAAACTGTAATTAGTAAGAAAATCAATAATCATTATAAATTACAAAGATAAATAAGTAACTTAACACCATGAAGTGGTTCTCAAAATTATTCAAATCCAATAATTAGATTAATATTATCGACATAGGAAGTGTTTCAGTATAAAATTTCACTTGTTATGACAAATATATCACATCATACAGTATGGTATTACATTGTAGGTAATTATGCAATAACTagataatacaaaataatgtagGCTATGTAATCTGAATAAACAATGTAATACAAATTTATGATAACAGTATTGTATATAAtcccataaataaattttaataatcaatggtatgatacattatttttaacccTTCATCAATGATACATACATTGTTATATAGTATTAAAGATTTTCTTACgagattttgatgaaatatttaacaaaatttgCTAGGAGTCAGTATTAAGATTTTCAGTTATCATCAAGTTCAGCTTAAATATACGAAACATACAGACAAACCCTTAATCATTTTACTGACTCATTTGGTGGGCAGACATGGAAAACCCCTTAAACCTGCATTTCTCAAACGACACTGTCACACTTTACACATCTATGATTCACTGATTTGCAGCTGAGCACTACATATATTCCACTCATGTAGTGAAGATATTTTCCAATCAGAAACTTTACTTCAGCGTCAGACAGACTTACAAAGTTTCAATACTTTTCAACCCTAAAGTTATGAGAACCATAAATATTACCTGACATAAATTTCATGGTCCCGAAACCTGTTCACAAGAGGGTTTCCCTTGAGGTAGAGTTCCACCAACGGCAGGGCTTTGATTGACTCCAGAGAGCCCAGGAATGGTATCTGCAAAATTTCAACTATTGGTGAACCATTGTAAACTATAGACATAAATCTAGATCTGATTTAGAACCAATTATAGTCCACAGAATATTCATAAAATGATTGTTGATTGCTGATCTGTCAATAACAAAAATGGTAGCTGACTATTCCCAATGGTCATGATGCTTACCAAGGATGTTTCATACCATCTTCCCTaactaaaatacttataaactgtAATATAAGCAGATATAAAATTATCTTACCCTGTTGTCTCCCATGTACAATATCTTCAAGCTCTTCAGTTTTGTGGCGAGAACCTTCAGATGATCTATGCCATGCAACTTGTTGTCATTTAGGTTGAGGGCTTCAAGGTCCGGAATGTTCTCCTCCATTATGTCAATAGCCGCCAGCATTATCATTGGTCGGAACAGGGCACAGAATATGTCAGTCAAATCTGAAACAAATAATCATGTTTAGTTTATGTAGGTGGCgtttattttgaactttgtATTATATTCCACATGTAAGGCACCaatcaaaatacaaataattacaaGGAAAACAATATTCAAGTCATATAATAttctttatacatattatgtacaagaCTAACCTGGATCAGCATGAAATTTGGTAAGGTCCAAAGCTTTTGTAGTGGCATTGTACCTCTTAGCCATAGTCAGTTTCATTTTCTCCTTCATCTCGGCATCAATAGTGACTTTAGGCACAGAATTCCTCACAATCACAACCAGTTTGAAACCATCAGACATGGTAATCTTTCTGTCAGCATAGAACAGTTTTTCTGCCACACTTGCATCATCCACATAGAATGTTGCAGCATTGCCGGTGATCTTGTAGTAGTGCGGGATGAAGACGTCTGGTGACATGTAGCTGAGGAGAGCTTTTAGGACAACATCCCTTTCGTGTTTAGCTCCGTACGGTATGATGACTTGATAGTATGGTAGCATTCCCGCGACAAACTTTTTGTTGGGTATTCCATGGCCTCTCGGTACAGGGGAGTTGAGCCGCATGCCCCCGCGGCCCCTGAACGAGCCCTTGTGCATGGGTCCGCGCGGCCCCCCGTGCCCCCCGTGGCCCCCCTGGGCGCCCATGTCGATGTCATCATCCAACATTAGCTTGGACATGTCATTGGGAAAGTTGGAGAACTTGTTTTTCCCCTTGTTGGTGCCAGGCTTGAAGCTGACACGCCGTGTGTTGTTGCTGCGTATGCGGTCATCGTGCTCTGAAAATGTTATTCACACATGTGATTCCGTCGACATTGTAACAGGGCATAACCAAAATGGTGGATGAATAGTgtcaacaaacaaacaaaatttatagttatagaaatattatatctattaaaataaagatttcGGATTTTACGTACCAAAATGATCATTGTCATTATTTCTCCAGTTTCTGTTATTTCTTCCTCCACCACGTTTAGGCATGATCAGTAGAAAAGAAAGTTGAGGCGAGAACAAGTAACTTTGCACAAATTGTATCAATGTCAGACTTGACTTCACTAAcgtaattaaatctataaatagTCTttcaactaaaatatttatgtatgctATTTCAGCACGCTTTTTGATAATATaatttagtcaatttttcacacAAAATGGATGAATGAAATTGAAAGAATTACAAAACGTCAAAAAACAGGAAATAAGAATACCAGCatgttataaaattatctacCATTGAGGTGTTTTTTActgtactttgtaaaataaaatttagcaTGAGTTCACTGACGTTTGTTTGACAGATACCAGGTAAGTTGTTTTTCAATTGGAAACGATGTAATGACGAATAAAATGAATAGATTCGACAGTTGTCATggggctcatgctatattttaaaagtagtataatgtaaaattttaaatttcacgAGATATTCATCTTTAGTAAATACAAAAGTAGTCAAGTGTGAATCGCATAATATCTATTAAATACTTTGCCAGTGCAAATGACTTTTGTTTCATAATGTTTGTATGGAAAACAAAGTtagtaatattgttattaaacgAAGTCATTACAAATGTGCAGTTTCTGATTTGTAGTAGGTTTTTCATAAAAGGTACCTAAATGTCAAATTTATTGGTTCTTAGTTAGCGGGAATTAGCAGGGTGGGAACCTACTATATTTCGATTTACATGATATTATCAAAATAGATGTAACTACttagttatgtatttttttattttaacttctACGTACGttttgaatttaatattatataggtagtttataTTTCAGATCGATGTCTCTACGCGTTCCTGAGATAAAGGGTCTTGTCTTGACATACAAAGTGATTCCGAAGCATAGAACAACAAAAATGGTCTTCTTTACCATCAATGTTGAATTTTCAGCCCACAGACTACTCAAACACCTATACTATTCCAGCACATAGAGACTGCAACTACAAAaatagttaatttattttcataggaTCTCTTTGATTCGCTTGCAGCTATCGATttgaattaattatataatcgctcagcgtgctatggaaagggctatgttaggcgtgtccctgcgagataggattcgtaatgaagaaatccgcaggagaactaaagttaccgacatagccaaaaggattagcacgctgaaatggcaatgggctggccacgtagcccgcagagccgacgaccgctggagtagaaaggttctggagtggagaccctgtgtcggca is a genomic window of Plutella xylostella chromosome 18, ilPluXylo3.1, whole genome shotgun sequence containing:
- the LOC105390909 gene encoding nuclear RNA export factor 1, with product MPKRGGGRNNRNWRNNDNDHFEHDDRIRSNNTRRVSFKPGTNKGKNKFSNFPNDMSKLMLDDDIDMGAQGGHGGHGGPRGPMHKGSFRGRGGMRLNSPVPRGHGIPNKKFVAGMLPYYQVIIPYGAKHERDVVLKALLSYMSPDVFIPHYYKITGNAATFYVDDASVAEKLFYADRKITMSDGFKLVVIVRNSVPKVTIDAEMKEKMKLTMAKRYNATTKALDLTKFHADPDLTDIFCALFRPMIMLAAIDIMEENIPDLEALNLNDNKLHGIDHLKVLATKLKSLKILYMGDNRIPFLGSLESIKALPLVELYLKGNPLVNRFRDHEIYVSDVRKKFPKLTRLDGADLPPAIGFDVSEVLTLPPRQQSFLVDPSGQDLVREFLTQYFAIYDSDSRQQLLEAYHENAIMSMATNYLTNDNRNSANTRLNAYITNSRNILRVTERESRRRYLKQGRLQLVSFLSDLPRTKHDLMGFAVDLHVFTPTLIVLTMSGVFKETVTVNTPTRNFHRTFTIVPNGSGGFSIVNDMLFITNTTRQQRDEAFATSLPEASTSSAPAPAPAPAPAPAAGGDEAAKMQAMALLSQQTGMNQHWSMNCLQETGWDLQRALFIFNQLQSEGKIPPEAFVK